In Gemmobacter sp., the sequence GTGAATCCAGCGTGGTAGCTGGGCTGCATGAGCAGACCGACACCCCCGACCTACAAGACCCGGAACTGGCGCAGCTACAACCAAGCGCTGAAGCGCCGTGGCTCGCTGACGATCTGGTTCGATCCCGCCATGATGTGGGGAGCCGCGTCGACCGGCAAGCGCGGGCGCCAGCCTGCCTACAGTGACGCCGCGATCCAGACGTGCCTGACCATGAAGGTGCTGTTCGGGATGGCGCTCCGCCAGACCACTGGGTTCGTCGAGAGCATGCTTCGGCTGATCGGCCTGGACTGGGCGGTGCCTGACTTCAGCACGCTGTCGCGCCGCCAGAAGACCCTGAAGGTCAACATCCCCTACCGCGGCTCGGAGGGTCCGTTACACCTCTTGGTCGACAGCACCGGCATCAAGGTGGAAGGCGAAGGGGAGTGGAACGCCCGCAAGCACGGGGGCACCAAACGCAGGGTCTGGCGCAAGATCCACATCGGGATTGACGAGAAATCTCTGGAAATCCGGGCGGCCGAGTTCACCACCAGCGACGTGGGCGATGCGCCCATGCTGCCCGAGCTGCTCGACCAGATCCCGCCCGACCAGGAGATCGCGACCGTCACCGCCGATGGTGCCTTCGACACCCGCAAATGCCATGACGCCATCGCAGCCCGAGGTGCCGCCGCTATCATTCCGCCCCGCAAGAATGCCAAGCCCTGGAAGCCCGACACCCCGGGTGCTGTGGCGCGTAACGAGATCTTGCGCACATCGAAGCGCGTCGGTCGAACCATCTGGCGACGATGGAGCGGGTATCACCGCCGAAGTCGCGCAGAGACCAAGATGCACTGCGTCAAGCTGCTGGGGCAGCGCCTGTCCGCGCGGGACTTCGACCGTCAGGTTGCAGAGTTCCAGGTTCGCGTCGCTGTCCTGAACGGCTTCACAGCGCTCGGCATCCCTGTCACGGAAGCCGTGGGATGAGTCTGTCCGGGGAAAGGGGAACCCTGTCCGTCACCCGATTTGTGCAACAGAGCCCCGCAGATGTTGAAGACCACACGCCCACCTTTGAGAATGCTCGCGCTGCGGTACTGGGCCTTGATGTCTGCTGGCGTTTTCCATTCTGCTCGCCTTGCCTCAGCCCACCAAACGTCGATCTGCACCTTCGCATCTGGAAAGCGCTCCCCGAAAGCGAATAGCTTGGGCCGGGCGATGATTCTCATTCATCATGTTTATACGGCGATCCCTCGATCTGTCAATGCTATACGATCCCTTTGAGGGAACACATAGGTACTGCCTGTCGTGCTGGCAACCTCTGTCAGCCCAACCCGTGCAATCGCACGATGAGGAAGGAGAGCGGGGTCCGAGAAACTTAGCTTCGGGCTAGGTCCGTTGCTGACCCAGGTCGGTAGTGACCACGCCGCTGCGATTGCCAGTCAGTTGGAAGGGTTTCGAGCAGCTGCGACAGCGTACGATCAGGCTCCTGCGTCCCATCCAGGATTGCCTCCACAATGTCCGGCGCGAGCAGCGTCAGACGCAGCACGCGGGTCAGATAGGACACAGCAATCCCCTCGCGCTCTGCCAGTTCGCCGATGGTGGCGAACTCCCCCGACTCCAGCATCCGTTTCCACCGGAACGCACGCGCCACCGCCTTGATTAGCGTGTTGTCGATGGTCCTCCGCAGCGGCGCACCGTCTGGAAGCTGGATTTCCTTCCGGCCTCCCCGTTTGACCAACTTGAAGGGGACCCTGACCGTCAAGGTTGTCGCTGACTGCGCGGCTCTCGTCATGCTTGCTGCGCCACCGCGCCAGTTGAAAAATCGTGCGCCAATGACCTGAGGCCTTCGACGCGCAGACGAACATCTAGCCCCTGCGCCCCGATCTCCACGCGCTCGACCAGCAGCGCCACGATGCGCGCCTGCTCGGCAGGGAATAGCTCGTCCCACAGCGGGTCGAGCTGCTGCAGGGCTGCTCGGGCGTCGGTTTCGGTGATGTTGGCGTGGGCAAGTGCCGCCCTCCACGTCCCCGCAACGATCTCGGGCTGGCGGAGCACGGCGCGGAGTTGGTCTATGACAGCGCACTCGATCTCGCCCGCGGGCACACGGCCGACTGGACACGCACCAGCACCATGCTTCAGCACGGTCTGGCTAACGTAGTAACGGTACAGCCGCCCGCCCTTGCGGGTGTGCGTCGGCGAGAATGCAGCGCCATCGGGGCCGAACAGCAGTCCCTTCAGCAGCGCGGGCGTGTCGGCGCGCGTCCGGGCGGCACGCTTGCGCGGGCTTTCCTGCAGGATGGCGTGGACGCGGTCCCACGTCTCACGGTCGATGATCGCATCGTGCTCGCCAGGGTAGCTATCGCCCTTGTGCACCGCCTCGCCGAGGTAGGCGCGGTTCGAAAGCATCCGGTAGAGGTACTTCTTGTCGATCCGGTTGCCGCGCGGCGTGCCGAGGCCCCGCGCGCAGACCTCGCGGGCCAGAACCGTGCAGGAGCCGATCGCGATGAAGCGTGCGAAGATCCAGCGCACATGCACTGCGGCGGTCTGATCAACCAGCAGCTTCCGGTTTTCCACCCTGTAGCCGAAGGGCGGCACACCGCCCATCCACAAGCCCTTCTTCCGACTGGCGGCGACCTTGTCGCGGATGCGCTCAGCCGTCACCTCCCGCTCGAACTGGGCGAAGGACAGCAGGATGTTCAGCGTCAACCGCCCCATGGAGGTGGTGGTGTTGAACGACTGTGTGACCGAGACGAACGTCACGCCGTTCCGGTCGAACACCTCGACCAGCTTGGCGAAGTCGGCGAGCGAGCGGCTGAGGCGGTCGATCTTGTAGACCACCACCACATCGACCAGCCCATCCTCGATGTCGGCCATCAACCGCTTCAGGCCGGGCCGTTCCAGCGTGCCGCCGGAGATGCCGCCGTCGTCATATTGGTCGCGGACCAGCACCCAGCCCTCAGACCGCTGGCTGGCGATGTAAGCCTCGCAGGCCTCGCGCTGGGCGTGGAGCGAGTTGAACTCCTGCTCCAGCCCTTCCTCGGAGGACTTCCGGGTGTAAACGGCGCAGCGAAGCTTGCGGACGACCTTCGATTTTTCGGGCGGCTTCGTCATGTCCGCCCCCTGTGGTTCTTGAGGCCGAAGAACACCCAGCCGTTCCAGCGGGTGCCGGTGATGGCGCGGGCAATGGCAGACAGCGACTTGTAGGGCCGTCCCTGCCACTCGAAACCGTCGGCGGTGACGGTCACGACGTACTCGACGCCCTGCCAATCGCGCAGGAGGCGCGTGCCGGTGATGGGTCGGTCGCGGTCGAGGCGGATCCCGCGCTTCTTTTTGTCACCGCCATCCAGTTCCTCGCCCAGCCGTTCCAGTCGTCGGATCGTCTCGGGCTTCAACCCGCCATAGGCGAGTTCCTGGATGCGATAGGCGAGGCGGGATTCAAGGTAGCGCCGGTTGAATGGCGGCGGCTCGCTGTCGAACAGGTCGCGCCACTGCTTCTTCAAGTCGGGCGTCGCGGTAGTCTTCAGCGCGGCAAGGCGCGCGGGGATGGGGTCGTGCGTCGTCATGCGGTCTCCGTTGGGTTCGGGGTTGCATGACGGCATCGGTCGGCCGGATAGTGTAGGCGAATTTCTCCAGTTTCGTCAGAAGGTTCGCCTCGCTTGTGCTGCATAAGCCGGACCAGCCCGAGCGCTAGCAAAGCGCACAACTCTGCTCGACGCTCGGCAGCGGTCATCTGGTCGGGTGGCAGCGGGTTGGGGCGTTTCATGCGGGCAAGTCCAGGTTGGCTTGCTCTGCCTCTACTCATCTGGCGGTGAAACCGTCCCAAGGCCGTCAAGACAGCACGAAGTCAGCAACTCGGACTCGACTCGAGGTTGCCAGATCAGGTAGAACATAATCAGAACTTCAATCAATCCTTGCCGCCAAGATACGAGCATTCGATGCGCCTAATAGGGCGCTTCTGCTTGTAGTGCGGCCAATGCGGCCTGCGGGTGGCTGAGTGAGCCCGCAATCGGAACAGTTGGTGTCAAGAGGAGAGCATATGGCGAAAAGGATCCGCAACTTCATTGATCGGGCGTTTTCTCGGACCGTCGATCTACAAATGCTACATCGTCTTCTCAGCCCCTATCTCGGACAGATCGGGTTGGACTGGGATACGTTGCCCACTGACGATGCCAAACGGCGCGAGGCGATTTTCAATCTGTTTGCCAAGGCCGACTTGAGGTTTCCGGCACCGCTTCAGTTCGCCCTCTACAACATTTCCACGCTGTCCACCGATGCGGGCGCCCGATTCATCCAGGAGATTGCGTCTGAAATGGGGGTAGATGTTCTGGCTGCCCACCGCATCAACGGCGCGCCCGACGATCTGCGCTTTACCCCGCGATTCATGGCATTGGCCACGTGGCTGGATCATCGGGTTGTTTTTGACAAGGCGCTGAGCGCTGCCGCATTCCTCGCGCATACGACCAAACTCGAGCGCGACGCCGACCGAGAAGATGTCGAACCGAGGCACCATGAACAAGGGGTACAGGACGCCTTTGCCGAAGCCGTGCATAAGCATTTCCTGGGGCGCTACAATGGCCGTTACTGCGATGTTCGGTGGTTCGAGGATGAGGATCTGCTTCGCGTTCTGATCCTGCATGGCTCCAAACCTGAGACAAAGAACGTCGACCAAGGGGGTGCCGAAGACACGCTGAAGTTTCGGGAGATCGTTCAGTCGACCATCGAATTCGATCCGAGGCAGGGTTCGATCGCCGTCGGCTCGAAGTCGGCAACCGATGCCAAGACGCTGGTGAAGCTTTTTGGCGAGCATATCCTCGGGGACAAGGAAATCTTCGAGGCGTCTGCGAAGGAACAGCTTTACACGCTCGAGCCGCTTCAGCGGCAGGGCGCCTCGTTCAGGTTCCACCTCGACGACAGCGGAGACATCACCCACGTCTCCTTGCGCGAGGTTCGCGTCGATGAGGCGCAGGTCACCAAGACCGGGAGACTGAAGCGTTCACCATGGTTCCTGACGCTTGGCGACACAGATAACGCGCTGAAACGCTTGAAGGTCGTCGCGCCGGAGATCGAGATCGACGACGTCCGGATTGTGCATGCCAAGATCGATGTGACCATTGAGGTTGACGGAACCGAGACCGTGGTTCCAGTCACGATCCGGCCGCCGCGCACTGTCAGCATGCGTGACCATTCGCACGAACGGCTCATCCTTGAAATGCTCGAAGACAATGACATTCGCAAACGCCGCAGAACTGATCAGGCTGCTGCTGCGGCAGAGTGATCGCCATCCGGTCCGTGCCATCGGCGCGGCGGAGCTGGAGCCCTATGATCCGCGCTTCCGCCGGTTGCTGCGGAACTTGGGAATTCTGGTGCCCCGAGTGGATCTGCCCGACGATGGCAGCTCGGTGTTCGGGGTCATCGACGGATCCCTGATCGTCGTCGATCCGGAGACTGGCGAGTGCGAACGGCACGACGATGCGCTGGACATCCAGACTTTCGAAATCGACGTCGCCGCCCTGTGCCGAGCGATCCGCGAGCAGTCCGGGCTGAACGGGCCGGGCCCGACAGCGATCTCCTCCAGGATATGGAGGCTCGGTCGCTATCAACAGCATGGTCGTGCTGCTGAAATCTGCCTCGTGCGGCGACTGCGAGAGGAAACAGCGCAAGAAATTCTGGACCATGTGCGAGGCGCGATCGACACCGAGACTTCGGTCGCCCTCGTCAGTCTCGGGAGCAGCGAGCTGCCGACTGTGGTCAGGCGTCAGCTGGATCGCCTTCGCATGGCAGTGTCCCACGCCGAAGATTTGCTGCGCGACGATCCAGTTCGTCCGTTTGCACTTGATTTCGGCCGGATTCGCCTGGCCGCAGGAAACCAAGCGTCAGATGCGCGGCTTCAGGTCGACCGCATCGGTCGGCGCGCAATCTTCGATGGCGTCGAGATCGACATAGAGCCTCGTGACTTCGACGCCGTCGTCTTGCTTGGGGAGGAGGCCTTGGCCGCCGGTGGGTGGGTCTCGAAGGAAAGTCTGGCCGCGGCGATACAGGCGAGTACGGGGCGGGAGAGCAATCCCGAACAGGTTGATCGCTGCATCAACCGCGTGCGTGATGCCTTCAGAAAGAATCCGCAGCTTAGTTCGGTCCCGCGCAACGGGTTTATTGATCGCAAGTCCAAGGTCGGCGCACGCTTCACTCTATCCCCATCTGACATCGCCTTCACCGCCTAGACCCGTTCGCCGGTACCGGGAGGTTTTCGGGAGGTTTCCGGGAGAAGCCCGAGAGATAAGTAATTTCAGCAGGTTGCATATTCGACTGGTCAACGCAAACGACCAGGATCGAAACAGATGCTCCCACCCATTTCCCCCGCCGATCTTGCCGCACTGATCGACGAAGCGGCCATTGCCGCGCGCCGCCTGCATCGCAAGCTGGTGCTGCCCGCCGCCGATATCGACGATCTCCGCCAGGACCTGCTGGTCGACCTGATCTGCCGGTTGCCGGGTTTTGACGCCCGCCGTGGTAGCGTCGGCGCTTTCGCCAACATCGTCTTGCGCAACCAGTCCTCGCGCATCGCCATCCGTCATCACCGCCAGCGCCGCGCACAGGGTGGCACCGTGATTTCGCTGGACGCTCCCATCTCCGGCGGCACCGAGCCGCTGGGTTGCATGCTGGCGGAGGCCGACGGTCTGGCCGCCTGGCATGGTCAGGACCGCTCTGCCGAGGACGACGCCGAGACCCACCACGATCTCGCCCGGGCGCTGGGCGGTCTGCCTGACGACATGCTTGGCCTCTGCGCGGCACTTGGCACCTGTGCCGTTCCCGAAATCGTCAGCCGTACCGGCATCTCCCGTTCCGCCCTTTACCGCCACATCGCCCGCCTTCGGCTCGACCTCGCGATGCGCGGGTTCGGGGCGGGGTGGGACGGTTCCAAGGCGGCGTGAGTAGAGGACCGACATGGAGATGTTCGTCATGCACCCCACCGCCTTCATCCCGGCCAAGCCCCGGCCGCTCACCGACATCGAGTTCTGCGCCTGGATCGGTCAGGCCATGCCGGGCGACCGCCTCGAGTATCATCGCGGGTTCCTCGGCATCGATGCCACGGCGGTGATCTCGACCCTTCCGGAGCCGGATCGCCGCAGGCTGGGCGCGCTGGCCAGTGCCGCCCACCGCGCCTTCGAGGCTGCGCTGGTGCATCTGGTGCAGGTGCGGGTCGGCCCCGATCGCTTCGCCTATCTGGCCATCGCGCGGACCAAACCGCGCCATGCGCCGATCCCGCTTTCCCAACTTATCGCGACAGAGGAGGCCGCCTGATGCGCGCCGTGCTTGCCTGGATCGGGGATTGGCTCCCACCGTCCCTCTACTTCGCCATCGCCGGAAAACCGGGCGAGACCGCGACGACGGAGCCGCAGCCCGCCCGGCTGCCGAACCTCATGACCCGGTTGCGCCGAGCCTTCCACAGCCTGGACGACCTGCCGGATGCGATCCCTGCGCCCTGGCGCGAGGGGAACGAGACCGAGCCGCTGCTGATCGAGATGGCGACCATCGACGACATCGCCTTCGCCGTCGTGGCGGCGAATGCCGACGTGTCGGCTGCGATCCGCCGCTCATCGGCGCTCGAACGGCTCCACCGCCTGGCCCGCGAGGCCGGGGCTCTCGGCACGGACCGCGCCGTTGACGCGGCCCTGAAGCGGGAGGGGCGCTGATGGCCATGCCGTTCCTAAGCTCCGTTGCGCCGACCGAGGGGTGCTGCGGCAACATGCCGACGTTCGATGACCTCGACCGGCTGTCCATCGGCGAGATCGCCGACTTGCCGCCTACGCTGCTGCTCGCGCTGCAGGACGAAGCAGCGGTCGAGACCGCACGTGTCAAGCGCCTGAAGGACCGTTTCGAGGCGGCACTGGCGCAGCGCTATGGCGCGGCGACCGAGGCCGAGCGTTTCGCCCAAGGCAAGACCTCGGGCACGGTCCGGATCGAAGATGCGGGTGTGATGGTCATCGCCGACCTGCCGAAGAAGGTCACGTGGGATCAGGACCGGCTGGCCACCATGGCAACCCGGATCCGAGAGGCCGGCGACGACCCGACCCAGTATCTCGAGATCGCCTATCGCGTGCCCGAACGCCGCTTCGGGGCCTGGCCCGACGCCATGCGCGACGGCTTCGCAGCCGCCCGGTCCGAGACCACCGGCAAACCCGTGTTCCGGCTCGAGACCCGAGACCGGTGACGCGCGGCGGCGGGACGCCCGAGCGGCAACGCCGGGCAGGTTCCCCTTCGGCACCCGGTCACCCCCGCCGCCGCGCCCCTTTCAATCCTTCGGAGAACCCCATGGCCTTCCGCATCATCACCGCCGACGAACGCCTCTCGGCCGCCGAGAACAAGACCTCGCTCGCCATCTTCGGCCCGCCCGGCGTGGGCAAGACCACGCTGCTGAAATCCCTCCCCGCCGACGAAACCGTCTGCCTCGACCTCGAGGCTGGCATGAAATCCGTACAGGACTGGCGCGGGGCGTCGATCCCGGTGCGCAGCTTCACCGACTTCCGCGATCTGGCGGTGCTGATCGGCGGGCCGGACCCCGCGCAACATCCGCAGTCCTGGTACGGGACCGAACGGCACGCGTGGCTGCAGGCCCAGCACCGCGACAGCGGCATCGAAGCCTTCCTTGCTGCGCGGCGCATCGTCTTTGTGGACTCGATCACCGATCTGACCCGGCAGGCGATGGCCTATGCCCGCCAGCAGCCTGAAGCCTTCTCGGACCGGACCGGCAAGCCGGATGTCCGCGGTGCCTATGGGCTTCTGGGGCGTGAGGTGATCCAGGCGCTGAAGCACCTCCAGCATGCACGCGGCAAGACCGTGATCTTCGTCGGCGTGCTGGAAAAGGTGACCGACGATTTCGGTGCCGTCACCTGGCAGCCGCAGATGGAAGGCAGCAAGGCGGGGCGCGAATTGCCCGGCATCGTGGACCAGGTGGTTTCGATGCAGCTTTTCGCCCGCGATGCCGAGGGCGGCTGGGTGCTGGACGAGACCGCCACCGACCGCCGCCTAGTCTGCAAATCCGGCAATCCCTGGGGTCTTCCCGCCAAGGACCGTTCCGGCCGTCTCGACCTGACCGAACCGCCCGACCTCGGCGCGCTGCTCGCCCGGATCGATGGTCGCGCGCCCCATCAACCCGCTTTCGCTTCCTGATCCCTGAAAGGACATGATCCCATGAGCTACGATCTGAACGACGCACAGCCGCAGATGGCCCCTATCGGCGAGCTGATCCCTGACGGCACCTTCGCCAAGGTGCGGCTGACCATCCGCCCCGGCGGGGTGAACGGCGCGACCCCGATGGATGCGGGGCTGCTGAAGGCCTCGCAGTCCAGCGATGCGCGGATGCTCGACTGCGAATTCACTGTAGTCGAGGGCCCGCACGCCCGGCGCAAGTTCTGGCAGAGCTTCACCGTGGCGGGCGGAAAGCTCGACGAGAAAGGCCAGTCCATCGGCTGGAAGATCTCGAAATCCACGTTTCGCGCCATGGTCGACAGCGCTCTCGGGCTCGATCCCCGCGACGAAACTCCGGCGACCAAGGCCAAGCGGGTGCTGCCCGGCCTCAAGCATCTCGACGGCATCGTCTTTGCCGCCCGCCTCATGGTGGAGCCCGCCTCGAACCCGCAGTATCGCGACCAGAACCGCATCGCCAACGTCGTTCTGCCGGACGAGCCGCAGCATGCCGCCGTCATGCGTGGTGAAACCGTCCCGCCGGAACCCGTCAACGCCCCGCCGCGCAAGGCCGCGAGCGCCGCGCCGGGTTGGCAGGCGCCGACGCCGGCATGGGGCGCGGCACCGCAGCCCGCGGCAACGACCCCTCCGGCCTGGGGCGCGCAGACCGGACCCGCTGCACCGGCCACGCCCCAAACACCGGCACCCGCAGCACCGGGCACCCCGGCGATGCCCGCGTGGCTCAATGGCTGAGACGCGGCGAAAGCGGCGGTCAGGTGGGTCCGCAGGGTCGCCTGCCGCCGAGCCCGATGGGGATGGGCCGGCAGACCGGCCCATGACCCCCGACGAATGGCAGGCGCATGTGACGCGCGCCGCCGCGCTGGAGATCGGAACATGGCTCGAGGCCCGAGGAAGACTGCACCAACCCATCGCAAGCCTCACCCTCGGCGACCTCGAGGCCATGGCCAGCAACGCGATCTCGCGCTGGATCGTGATGCAGACCGAGAAGCTTCAGCGGGCGGGATGGCCGCCCGAAGACCCGATCGCGAATTTCCTGCTGGGGTAGCGCTCTGCGCCGTCTGCGCGCGGGAAGCCCGCGGCTTCGGCTACGTCCACCGCCTCCAGCACGACCGCTATCCCTATCACCGCTTCTGCTCGCTCCGCTGTCAGGACGTGGGCAGCGTAATCGCCCAAAGGATGAATGGCATGATCGACAAGACCGCCCGCGAGGCACAGGCGATCCGCGACGCGCGGGCGCTCTTTGCCGAAGCGCTGACCGACCTCGGGCTCATGGAGCCCTTCTTTCATCGCACCGCTGCCGACATCGACCGGCTGATCGAAGCGGCCGTCACCGGCTACGTCGATAGCATGTTGGCGCAGGGCGCACGCAAGGAGCGGACAGGCACGGCCCATGACGATCCGATTCCGTTCTGAGGGGGCCGCCATGATCGATCTGAACAGCGAGGCCGCCCCCTGGACCGACCTTCTCGCCGCCGCGACATCGAACGCCATCACCGACTTCGAGGTCGAGTTCTGCGAGAGCCTGCGCCAGAAGCTGGAGACATCCGGCCCGCGCGCCCGGCTGACCGAGGCCCAGCATCACAAGCTGACCTGCATCGCGCAGGCTGGCGGGTTCTGGGAGCGCGACCAATGATCGACCTGAACCATGGCTCTGGTTGCCTCTATGGCCAGGACGCACCGCGTCCACCGATCGCCTCCGCCGTCTCGGCCGCCATCGACACCGCCCTGACGGCGCGCAATCGCGCCGAGCGCCCCCGCACCTATGTCAGTTCCTCGGGGCTAGGGCGCGACTGCCTGCGCCAGATCCAGTTCGACTATCTCGCTGTCCCCAAGGACGAGGGCCAGGAGTTTGAACCGCGCATCCTGCGGATCTTCGAGGCAGGCCATCGGGCCGAGGACATCGTCGCGGGCTGGTTCCGGATTGCCGGGTTCGACCTGCGCACTGAACGCCCCGATGGCCGCCAGTTCGGCTTCGAGGCCATGGCGGGCCGGTTCAAGGGCCACATCGATGGCTGCTTCGTCTCGGGCCCCGTCGCGATGGATTATCCTGCCCTCTGGGAAAACAAGGCGCTCGGGGCCTCCAGTTGGAAGGATGTGGTCAAGCGAGGCGTCAGCATCGCGCGCCCGGTCTACGGCGCCCAGATCGCCCTTTATCAGGCCTATATGGACCTGCCCAACCCGGCGCTCTTCACAGCGCTGAACCGCGACACGATGGAATTGCACGCGGAACTCGTCCCGTTCGATGCCCGCCTTGCGCAGGA encodes:
- a CDS encoding IS5 family transposase; this translates as MSRPTPPTYKTRNWRSYNQALKRRGSLTIWFDPAMMWGAASTGKRGRQPAYSDAAIQTCLTMKVLFGMALRQTTGFVESMLRLIGLDWAVPDFSTLSRRQKTLKVNIPYRGSEGPLHLLVDSTGIKVEGEGEWNARKHGGTKRRVWRKIHIGIDEKSLEIRAAEFTTSDVGDAPMLPELLDQIPPDQEIATVTADGAFDTRKCHDAIAARGAAAIIPPRKNAKPWKPDTPGAVARNEILRTSKRVGRTIWRRWSGYHRRSRAETKMHCVKLLGQRLSARDFDRQVAEFQVRVAVLNGFTALGIPVTEAVG
- a CDS encoding type II toxin-antitoxin system HigB family toxin; amino-acid sequence: MRIIARPKLFAFGERFPDAKVQIDVWWAEARRAEWKTPADIKAQYRSASILKGGRVVFNICGALLHKSGDGQGSPFPGQTHPTASVTGMPSAVKPFRTATRTWNSAT
- a CDS encoding recombinase family protein, with the protein product MTKPPEKSKVVRKLRCAVYTRKSSEEGLEQEFNSLHAQREACEAYIASQRSEGWVLVRDQYDDGGISGGTLERPGLKRLMADIEDGLVDVVVVYKIDRLSRSLADFAKLVEVFDRNGVTFVSVTQSFNTTTSMGRLTLNILLSFAQFEREVTAERIRDKVAASRKKGLWMGGVPPFGYRVENRKLLVDQTAAVHVRWIFARFIAIGSCTVLAREVCARGLGTPRGNRIDKKYLYRMLSNRAYLGEAVHKGDSYPGEHDAIIDRETWDRVHAILQESPRKRAARTRADTPALLKGLLFGPDGAAFSPTHTRKGGRLYRYYVSQTVLKHGAGACPVGRVPAGEIECAVIDQLRAVLRQPEIVAGTWRAALAHANITETDARAALQQLDPLWDELFPAEQARIVALLVERVEIGAQGLDVRLRVEGLRSLAHDFSTGAVAQQA
- a CDS encoding DUF2924 domain-containing protein, yielding MTTHDPIPARLAALKTTATPDLKKQWRDLFDSEPPPFNRRYLESRLAYRIQELAYGGLKPETIRRLERLGEELDGGDKKKRGIRLDRDRPITGTRLLRDWQGVEYVVTVTADGFEWQGRPYKSLSAIARAITGTRWNGWVFFGLKNHRGRT
- a CDS encoding ATP-binding protein produces the protein MAFRIITADERLSAAENKTSLAIFGPPGVGKTTLLKSLPADETVCLDLEAGMKSVQDWRGASIPVRSFTDFRDLAVLIGGPDPAQHPQSWYGTERHAWLQAQHRDSGIEAFLAARRIVFVDSITDLTRQAMAYARQQPEAFSDRTGKPDVRGAYGLLGREVIQALKHLQHARGKTVIFVGVLEKVTDDFGAVTWQPQMEGSKAGRELPGIVDQVVSMQLFARDAEGGWVLDETATDRRLVCKSGNPWGLPAKDRSGRLDLTEPPDLGALLARIDGRAPHQPAFAS
- a CDS encoding DUF6511 domain-containing protein, producing the protein MIDKTAREAQAIRDARALFAEALTDLGLMEPFFHRTAADIDRLIEAAVTGYVDSMLAQGARKERTGTAHDDPIPF